The following proteins come from a genomic window of Proteiniphilum propionicum:
- a CDS encoding 4Fe-4S binding protein, protein MRQIVIISGKGGTGKTSLSAALATMGEKLMVADCDVDAANLHLLLQPADHSRHPFSTGAKAVIDQQLCTQCGACMDACRFDAIRCQEDRYTISETSCDGCHLCMRICPADAISMIESNGSYWTTGTFRNGWMVHARLEPGEENSGKLVNVVREQSRQLSEQMGVETILIDGPPGTGCPTISAMSGADLALLVTEPSRSGFHDLKRVKQLTDGFDIPSVVVINKYDLNERVTAEIEAWCRSEKLPLIGRIPFEPAVVEAMLQCRTVVEWAPRSAAAGEIADIHRQIFQS, encoded by the coding sequence ATGAGACAGATTGTCATTATCAGCGGAAAAGGAGGAACAGGCAAGACAAGCCTGAGTGCGGCACTGGCGACCATGGGTGAAAAGCTGATGGTGGCCGACTGTGATGTGGATGCGGCCAACCTTCATCTGCTGCTGCAGCCTGCCGATCATTCCCGCCACCCTTTCTCCACCGGTGCCAAGGCGGTGATCGACCAGCAGCTATGTACACAATGCGGTGCCTGCATGGATGCCTGTCGCTTCGATGCGATCAGGTGCCAGGAGGATCGTTACACCATCTCTGAGACATCATGTGACGGATGCCATCTCTGCATGCGCATCTGTCCGGCCGATGCCATCAGTATGATTGAAAGCAATGGCAGCTACTGGACTACCGGCACGTTCCGTAACGGCTGGATGGTACATGCCCGGCTGGAGCCTGGTGAGGAGAACTCCGGCAAGCTGGTCAATGTGGTGCGTGAGCAATCCCGTCAGCTGTCGGAGCAGATGGGTGTGGAGACCATTCTGATTGACGGGCCTCCCGGCACCGGTTGTCCCACGATCTCTGCTATGAGCGGTGCCGATCTGGCATTGCTGGTCACCGAACCGAGTCGTTCCGGTTTTCATGACCTGAAGAGGGTGAAACAGCTGACCGATGGGTTTGACATTCCGTCGGTCGTGGTGATCAATAAGTATGACCTGAATGAGCGGGTGACTGCCGAGATTGAGGCTTGGTGCCGCAGCGAGAAACTCCCTCTCATCGGCAGGATTCCTTTCGAGCCGGCGGTGGTGGAGGCGATGTTACAATGCCGTACGGTGGTTGAGTGGGCTCCCCGCTCGGCAGCAGCCGGTGAGATCGCAGACATCCACCGGCAGATTTTCCAGTCGTGA
- a CDS encoding DUF5320 domain-containing protein, which yields MPGFNRKGPEGEGAMSGRGRGRCNPSNRESNIFDAPAGAGRRATFRQEAGRGMDQGAGRGMGQGQGQCERMRRRDGSGKRRMG from the coding sequence ATGCCAGGATTTAACAGAAAAGGCCCCGAGGGTGAGGGCGCCATGAGTGGAAGAGGACGGGGACGTTGTAACCCGTCGAACAGAGAGTCCAATATCTTTGATGCTCCTGCAGGAGCAGGCAGGCGTGCCACTTTCCGACAGGAGGCCGGCAGAGGCATGGACCAGGGTGCCGGTAGAGGCATGGGCCAGGGACAAGGTCAATGCGAGAGGATGAGAAGAAGAGACGGATCCGGTAAAAGACGAATGGGATGA
- a CDS encoding TonB-dependent receptor, which translates to MKKVFLMLIILSALSYQVMAQAEQAELSEQAEQAEQTDSLDLIQLEEVIVSGTRAGKNTPVSYSNISHSEIKKQNAARNIPSILQTTPSLVSFTEDGLGVGNTSFRIRGTDATRINVTLNGMPLNNPESQEVYWVNLPDLSNSLQDIQVQRGVGTSTNGPGAFGASISLQTAGARSEAYGEASTAVGSYGTFLSNVAAGTGVLKNGLSLDARFSRVLGDGYVRNGTVNHTNFYGVVSHYSERQLLRLSYLRGIQHTGISWQGVSDKQMQDPEYGRRYNPAGEYYDDAGNRLYYGNETDNYYSDIVQLTLTRELSRNLTLNSGLSYNHGYGYYENYRYNKKFSDFGLEPQTIDGKTYRKSDFIRRKLMRNNFYVANAGLDYADDRWKLTFGGLYSFYDGDHYGRLPWIKHNENIPVNYEWYRNRGKKSEVNIFTKAEYQLNEKVSLFGDLQYRRVGYRFSGMDDDQMDLTGDFYYNFFNPKAGLFYELSNNHRLYASAAVGKREPLRADLKDGIKGGASNFIKPEKMIDYELGYRYNRNGLKFGANLYYMDYHNQMVQTGKLTDIGYKLMENVKESYRAGIEIEASLPLWTEKLLLDANATLSRNKIRNYVAWFDLYDNSDDYNPIPDDNHPEIQKQIANELGTTNISFSPELIGMAGITWQPVSAFYMNLNGKYVGKQYIDNTSDEDKSIGSYFVSSLSAGYTFPKSQVGVINLQFFVNNLFNREYVANGWASTDAFEDGTTFNWVGYYPQATRNLIGRLTISF; encoded by the coding sequence ATGAAAAAGGTTTTTTTAATGCTGATAATTTTATCGGCACTCAGTTATCAAGTGATGGCTCAGGCAGAGCAGGCAGAACTGTCAGAACAGGCAGAACAGGCAGAACAAACCGACAGTCTTGATCTTATTCAGCTGGAAGAGGTTATTGTCTCGGGAACACGTGCCGGAAAAAACACCCCGGTATCATACTCTAATATCTCTCATTCCGAAATTAAAAAACAAAATGCTGCACGCAATATTCCCTCCATACTTCAAACCACACCTTCGCTTGTATCTTTTACCGAAGACGGCCTTGGTGTAGGAAACACCTCATTCAGGATTCGCGGAACAGACGCCACTCGCATAAATGTAACTCTTAACGGGATGCCATTGAATAACCCCGAAAGCCAGGAGGTTTACTGGGTGAATCTTCCCGATCTTTCCAACTCGCTGCAGGACATACAGGTGCAGCGTGGCGTGGGTACATCCACCAATGGCCCGGGAGCCTTTGGTGCAAGCATTTCACTTCAGACGGCAGGCGCCCGCTCCGAAGCATACGGAGAGGCATCCACCGCCGTGGGAAGCTATGGTACATTCTTATCGAATGTTGCTGCGGGGACAGGGGTTTTGAAAAACGGACTATCACTCGATGCCCGCTTTTCGCGGGTGCTGGGTGACGGTTATGTGCGCAACGGCACAGTGAACCATACCAATTTCTATGGGGTAGTTTCTCACTATAGCGAACGGCAGCTGCTTCGCCTCAGTTACCTGAGGGGTATCCAGCATACCGGCATCTCGTGGCAGGGGGTGTCGGACAAGCAGATGCAGGACCCGGAATATGGGCGTCGCTACAACCCCGCAGGAGAGTATTACGATGATGCCGGCAACCGATTGTACTATGGCAACGAGACCGACAACTACTACTCTGATATTGTGCAGCTCACTCTCACAAGAGAGCTGAGCCGTAATCTCACATTAAATTCAGGGCTGAGTTATAACCACGGATACGGTTATTATGAGAACTACAGGTATAACAAGAAGTTCTCCGATTTTGGACTGGAACCGCAAACCATTGACGGGAAGACCTACCGCAAGAGCGACTTCATCCGCCGTAAGCTGATGCGAAACAATTTCTATGTAGCCAACGCGGGACTGGACTATGCCGACGACCGATGGAAGCTCACCTTCGGCGGTTTGTACAGTTTTTACGACGGGGATCATTACGGTCGTCTGCCATGGATAAAACATAACGAGAATATTCCTGTTAATTATGAATGGTACAGAAACAGAGGCAAAAAATCGGAAGTAAATATCTTCACCAAAGCGGAATATCAACTGAATGAAAAAGTATCACTTTTCGGCGACCTGCAATACCGTCGTGTGGGCTACCGCTTCAGTGGTATGGATGACGACCAGATGGATCTGACAGGCGATTTTTACTACAACTTTTTCAACCCTAAGGCGGGCCTGTTCTATGAACTGAGCAACAATCACCGCCTGTACGCTTCGGCAGCCGTGGGCAAGCGTGAGCCTCTGCGTGCCGATCTGAAAGATGGCATAAAGGGAGGAGCTTCTAATTTTATAAAACCGGAAAAGATGATCGATTATGAGCTTGGCTACCGATACAACAGGAATGGGTTGAAATTTGGTGCTAATCTCTATTACATGGATTACCACAACCAGATGGTGCAGACCGGCAAACTTACTGATATTGGTTACAAGCTGATGGAAAACGTAAAGGAGAGCTACCGTGCAGGTATCGAGATTGAGGCATCACTTCCCCTGTGGACAGAAAAACTACTGCTCGATGCCAACGCCACCCTCAGCCGAAATAAAATCCGGAACTACGTAGCCTGGTTCGACCTGTACGACAATTCCGACGACTATAACCCGATCCCCGACGACAACCATCCGGAAATACAAAAACAGATCGCAAATGAGTTGGGAACAACCAATATCTCCTTCTCTCCGGAATTGATCGGAATGGCAGGCATCACCTGGCAACCGGTATCCGCCTTCTACATGAACCTGAACGGCAAATATGTGGGGAAACAGTACATCGACAACACGTCGGACGAGGACAAGTCGATCGGCTCCTACTTCGTGAGCAGCCTCTCCGCCGGTTACACCTTCCCCAAGAGCCAAGTGGGAGTAATCAACCTGCAGTTTTTCGTGAACAACCTGTTCAACAGGGAGTACGTGGCAAACGGATGGGCTTCAACAGATGCATTTGAAGACGGAACCACTTTCAACTGGGTTGGATACTACCCCCAGGCCACGCGCAACCTTATAGGGCGCCTCACAATTTCGTTTTAA
- a CDS encoding NifB/NifX family molybdenum-iron cluster-binding protein, translated as MKQVIAIPLEEGRLCQHFGHCQQFAIIETEDGTIQNETLVTPPPHEPGLLPAWLSERGVTEVIAAGIGQKAIRLFEQQQIRVHVGAEYKSPRELVTDHFQQSLVTGINSCDH; from the coding sequence ATGAAGCAGGTTATCGCAATACCCCTGGAAGAGGGAAGACTCTGTCAGCACTTTGGCCATTGTCAGCAGTTTGCCATTATCGAGACGGAGGATGGAACCATACAGAACGAGACGTTGGTGACACCTCCCCCGCATGAACCGGGACTGCTGCCCGCATGGCTCTCGGAGAGAGGCGTCACCGAGGTGATCGCAGCGGGTATCGGACAAAAAGCAATACGTCTGTTTGAGCAACAGCAGATCAGGGTGCACGTGGGTGCCGAGTATAAGAGTCCGCGTGAGCTGGTTACCGATCACTTTCAGCAGTCGCTGGTCACTGGTATAAATTCCTGTGATCACTGA
- a CDS encoding DUF5320 family protein: protein MPSGDRTGPMGQGPRTGRARGFCSGFDTPGYEDGLYRNRGWGAGRDQIARSGRRIAVARGTGFGRRAGTSRGAGIVQGYSVDRLYSFGLLISELIQNIPWQDILHKRDEMKELKTEAQRLKRSNEELEEKLRRLESRKES from the coding sequence ATGCCATCAGGAGATCGTACCGGACCGATGGGACAAGGTCCCAGAACCGGAAGAGCAAGAGGATTTTGTTCGGGATTTGATACACCCGGATATGAAGATGGATTGTATCGCAACAGAGGCTGGGGAGCAGGCAGGGACCAGATTGCCAGATCGGGTAGAAGAATAGCAGTAGCCAGAGGAACAGGATTTGGACGCAGAGCCGGAACAAGCAGAGGAGCTGGAATTGTTCAGGGTTACAGCGTTGACCGGCTTTACAGTTTTGGCCTTCTTATTTCAGAATTGATTCAAAATATTCCCTGGCAGGATATCCTACACAAACGGGATGAGATGAAAGAGCTCAAAACGGAAGCACAAAGACTCAAACGCTCCAATGAGGAGCTGGAAGAGAAACTACGGAGATTAGAGAGTCGCAAAGAATCATGA
- a CDS encoding MBL fold metallo-hydrolase → MKISILTDNYPGGNTAAEHGLSYFIEHKGTKILFDTGQSDLFLRNASLMRIDLKKRNLIILSHGHFDHGNGLTHLSGGRLLCHPGCFVKRYRTADRTYIGLQNSRDEIAQKFDLTTSKAPLHVSNFILFLGEIPRITDFESQQTSFSFEDGSPDFVADDSAVALQTEKGLFVITGCGHAGVVNTLEHARNVTGEQRIFGIMGGFHLKKRDRQTIETIHYLKKNRVEHVIPSHCTALPALVAFAESFQIQSVRTGDTYTF, encoded by the coding sequence ATGAAAATATCGATTCTTACCGACAATTATCCCGGCGGAAATACCGCTGCAGAGCATGGACTCTCCTATTTCATAGAGCATAAGGGGACAAAGATCCTGTTTGATACGGGGCAAAGTGATCTCTTCCTGCGAAATGCATCACTAATGAGGATTGATTTGAAGAAGAGGAATCTGATCATCCTGAGTCACGGTCATTTTGATCACGGAAACGGATTGACTCATCTCTCAGGCGGCAGACTGCTCTGCCATCCGGGTTGTTTTGTGAAACGATACAGAACGGCAGATCGCACCTATATCGGTCTGCAAAACAGCCGGGATGAAATCGCACAAAAATTTGATCTCACCACCAGCAAAGCACCTCTCCATGTCAGCAACTTCATTCTGTTTCTGGGAGAGATCCCCCGCATCACCGATTTTGAATCACAACAGACCTCCTTCTCTTTTGAAGATGGGAGTCCCGATTTTGTGGCAGATGACAGTGCCGTAGCACTGCAGACAGAGAAAGGATTGTTTGTGATCACAGGCTGCGGACATGCCGGGGTGGTCAACACCCTGGAGCATGCAAGAAACGTCACTGGTGAGCAGAGGATCTTCGGTATCATGGGTGGTTTTCATCTTAAGAAGCGCGATCGGCAAACCATCGAGACTATCCACTACCTTAAAAAAAACAGGGTGGAACATGTCATCCCATCTCACTGTACCGCATTGCCTGCACTTGTGGCATTTGCGGAGAGTTTTCAGATTCAATCGGTAAGAACAGGTGATACCTACACCTTTTAA
- a CDS encoding nucleotide-binding protein: MKIAIASGKGGTGKTFVSTNLFWVASQKGIDCALADCDAEEPNVAEFIAGEEERVEEVYQQVPVIDPERCSFCGKCYEYCSYNAILYLPEKRMIQVLPDLCHDCGACSYACQAGAITEHPKLLGRVTRAVYGAAQHLVEGRAEVGVYTPVPVITHTIHEASDRKLVLLDSPPGISCSFIATVDRADYVVLVTEPTPFGLHDLMLSAATVRQLGKPFGVVINRAGLGNDEMYQWLKGEEIPLLLEIPFDREIARIYAEGGLPAAVDDSYREMFSSLLIQIVQQKIL; this comes from the coding sequence ATGAAGATCGCAATAGCCAGTGGTAAGGGAGGTACAGGTAAGACATTTGTCTCCACTAACCTCTTTTGGGTAGCCTCACAGAAGGGCATCGATTGTGCGCTGGCCGACTGTGATGCGGAGGAGCCCAATGTCGCGGAGTTTATTGCCGGTGAGGAGGAACGGGTTGAAGAGGTCTACCAGCAGGTACCGGTAATTGATCCGGAGAGATGTTCCTTCTGCGGGAAATGCTACGAATATTGTAGTTACAATGCCATCCTCTACCTGCCGGAGAAGAGAATGATTCAGGTCCTTCCCGATCTGTGCCACGATTGTGGTGCATGCAGCTATGCTTGTCAGGCGGGAGCGATCACCGAACATCCCAAGCTCCTGGGCAGAGTGACGCGTGCTGTTTACGGTGCCGCTCAGCATCTTGTCGAAGGTCGTGCCGAAGTGGGGGTTTATACCCCTGTGCCGGTCATCACCCATACCATCCATGAGGCCAGCGACAGGAAGCTGGTGCTCCTCGACTCACCACCCGGCATCTCATGTTCCTTTATTGCAACCGTCGACAGGGCAGACTATGTGGTGCTGGTCACTGAGCCCACGCCATTCGGTCTGCACGACCTGATGCTATCGGCTGCCACCGTACGGCAGCTCGGTAAACCTTTTGGGGTGGTCATCAACAGAGCCGGACTGGGAAACGATGAGATGTACCAATGGCTTAAGGGGGAGGAGATCCCGCTTTTGCTGGAGATTCCCTTCGACCGGGAGATCGCACGCATCTATGCCGAGGGAGGGTTGCCTGCAGCGGTGGATGACTCCTACCGGGAGATGTTCAGCAGTTTGCTCATTCAAATCGTTCAACAGAAAATCTTATGA
- a CDS encoding uracil-DNA glycosylase family protein, with protein MKHGKELNINKQEKINMGQTMEQLREEMEQCRKCDLWQSRNHLIFGEGNHHAPIFIIGEAPVRDEDRVGRPFIGRSITPRRC; from the coding sequence TTGAAGCACGGGAAGGAATTGAATATTAATAAACAGGAGAAAATCAATATGGGCCAGACGATGGAGCAGTTGCGGGAGGAGATGGAGCAGTGCAGGAAATGCGATTTGTGGCAATCACGGAATCATCTCATCTTCGGTGAGGGGAATCATCATGCTCCCATCTTCATCATCGGCGAAGCTCCGGTAAGAGATGAAGACCGCGTGGGGAGACCTTTCATAGGCCGGTCTATCACCCCTCGGCGCTGCTGA
- the pnuC gene encoding nicotinamide riboside transporter PnuC, translating to MQTIEIVGALIGLLYLYLEYKANKWLWPVGVLMPVVYIWIFFQSKFYADMGINVYYFFASIYGWIRWNRNHTEGDTPSIIHTPQRQILPLILITMLLFGVIYLILTRYTDSPVAGGDSLTTALSIAGMWMLAQKHAEQWWVWFLVNLISCGLYLWKGLYPTALLFAIYTVISMFGYFKWVKLARRN from the coding sequence ATGCAAACCATCGAAATCGTCGGCGCCCTTATCGGCCTACTCTATCTCTACCTCGAATACAAGGCCAACAAATGGCTCTGGCCAGTGGGGGTGTTGATGCCGGTGGTCTATATCTGGATCTTCTTCCAGAGCAAGTTCTATGCCGACATGGGAATCAACGTCTACTACTTCTTCGCCAGCATCTACGGCTGGATCCGCTGGAACAGGAACCATACGGAAGGAGATACACCATCCATCATCCACACCCCGCAGCGGCAGATACTTCCTCTAATTCTTATCACGATGCTACTCTTTGGCGTCATTTACCTGATCCTCACCCGATATACCGATAGTCCGGTTGCCGGGGGCGACAGCCTTACCACCGCGTTGAGCATCGCGGGTATGTGGATGCTTGCGCAGAAACATGCGGAGCAGTGGTGGGTCTGGTTCCTGGTCAACCTTATTTCCTGCGGACTCTACCTCTGGAAAGGGCTCTACCCAACCGCACTGCTCTTCGCCATCTACACCGTGATCTCTATGTTCGGATACTTCAAATGGGTAAAGCTTGCAAGACGAAACTGA
- the cobO gene encoding cob(I)yrinic acid a,c-diamide adenosyltransferase: MRGYLQIYTGNGKGKSTAAFGLALRAAGAGMSVYIAQFVKGRNYSEITAVRQHVPQITIRQFGRGCFIVGKPTDEDVSAAREGLAVVSEVLTSGEYDMVILDEATIAIYYDLFTVGELIEILKTRAAGCEVVVTGRYAPEELIEVADLVTEMREVKHYYRQGIEAREGIEY; the protein is encoded by the coding sequence ATGAGAGGTTATCTGCAGATCTACACAGGGAACGGCAAGGGAAAGAGCACGGCGGCCTTCGGACTGGCACTGCGGGCAGCCGGTGCAGGGATGAGCGTCTACATTGCGCAGTTCGTGAAAGGAAGAAACTATTCCGAGATCACGGCGGTTAGGCAGCACGTGCCGCAGATCACCATCCGGCAGTTCGGCAGGGGTTGCTTCATTGTGGGAAAACCGACCGATGAGGATGTGTCAGCCGCAAGAGAGGGACTGGCGGTGGTGTCGGAGGTGCTCACTTCTGGAGAATATGACATGGTGATTCTGGATGAGGCAACCATCGCCATCTATTATGATCTCTTCACCGTGGGTGAGTTAATCGAAATATTGAAGACGAGAGCAGCCGGATGTGAGGTAGTGGTCACCGGCCGTTATGCACCGGAGGAGCTGATTGAGGTGGCCGACCTGGTGACCGAGATGAGAGAGGTGAAACATTATTATCGTCAGGGCATTGAAGCACGGGAAGGAATTGAATATTAA